The proteins below are encoded in one region of Rhododendron vialii isolate Sample 1 chromosome 7a, ASM3025357v1:
- the LOC131332707 gene encoding probable LRR receptor-like serine/threonine-protein kinase At3g47570 — protein MSIIVVILICVATIIFRIRRSRREIQSALPFQSKYPKLSYAELHQATNGFSSDNLIGEGKYGLVFKGILNSTGQTIAVKVLKLQEHGGNRSFQAECEALKNICHRNLVKIITSCSGTDFKRNDFKALVFEFMKNKSLDNWYAECLQQGTPRLNLIQPLNIAIDVASALDYLHYHCEVAIIHRDLKPSNILLDADFCAHVSDFGLAKILLQTTCRSNNQQQSSSIGIGGTIGYVAPEYGLGEEISTRGDMYSYGVLLLEMFIGKWPTDCMFTKTLSHSSYTKIFLPDKVLETIDPWIILEEERHPSRTRQTITPNTNEFEVCLASILQIGVSCCAALPSERMNVVFKIRRSR, from the exons ATGTCTATTATTGTTGTGATTCTAATCTGTGTTGCAACAATAATTTTTCGAATCAGAAGGTCAAGAAGAGAAATTCAGTCAGCCTTACCATTTCAAAGCAAGTACCCGAAACTCTCTTATGCAGAACTTCACCAAGCAACGAATGGGTTCTCTTCCGACAACTTGATCGGTGAGGGAAAGTATGGTCTTGTTTTCAAAGGGATTCTCAACTCTACTGGACAAACAATTGCTGTGAAGgtattgaaacttcaagaacatGGAGGGAATAGGAGTTTCCAAGCAGAATGTGAAGCACTCAAGAACATTTGCCATCGCAATCTTGTCAAGATAATCACATCTTGCTCAGGCACCGATTTTAAGCGCAATGATTTCAAGGCTTTAGTTTTCGAATTCATGAAAAACAAGAGCTTAGATAACTGGTACGCCGAATGTCTTCAACAAGGAACTCCGAGGTTGAACCTCATCCAACCTTTAAACATCGCCATTGATGTGGCCTCTGCATTGGATTATCTTCACTATCATTGTGAAGTAGCTATCATTCACCGCGACTTAAAGCCAAGCAACATTCTTCTTGATGCTGATTTTTGTGCCCATGTGAGTGACTTTGGTCTAGCAAAGATTCTTTTACAAACCACGTGTAGATCAAACAATCAacaacaatcaagttcaattgGCATTGGAGGAACAATTGGATATGTTGCTCCAG AATATGGTTTGGGTGAAGAGATATCAACACGAGGTGATATGTATAGCTATGGAGTGTTATTACTAGAAATGTTCATCGGAAAATGGCCAACAGATTGCATGTTCACTAAAACTCTTAGCCACTCTAGttacacaaaaatatttcttccaGACAAGGTATTAGAGACCATCGATCCCTGGATCATATTGGAAGAAGAAAGGCACCCAAGTAGGACTAGGCAAACTATCACACCAAACACTAATGAATTTGAAGTTTGCCTTGCCTCAATCCTTCAAATCGGTGTTTCATGTTGTGCTGCACTGCCCAGTGAGAGAATGAATGTTGTATTCAAAATTCGTCGTAGCCGATGA
- the LOC131332706 gene encoding putative receptor-like protein kinase At3g47110, with protein sequence MFLRLTSAISALCFVLTIFTTATSSTTALPKSNETDRQLLLAIKDLVQGDAFPVFRSWNHSIHFCKWEGVKCGRKHQRMTILELSSQGLVGSLFHHVGNLTFLKTIDLGDNNFHGTIPKEIGRLFRLQQLILANNSFEGKLPTNITGWSNIKEINLVNNSLGGEMPVVVSPLSSLTRLVLGRNNFRGSIPASFGNLSALSVLSLSFNKLSGSIPYELGRLYKLRVLLLPYNNLTGNASRLWRFEIAQNSINGPIPKSLGNLNDLESFGAARNPLETKSGNELSNIINTLSNCSNLRALGLGANNFSGLLPNSIANLSKVLSQLYITENDISGSIPVGIGNLLNLLIVSVYGNMLSGSIPESIARGKIPSSIGNLSQLSILAISDNKLEERIPDSLGNCKRLLPLDLGYNNLTGTIPGQVFGLSSLSIGLFLGGNQLTGPIPMQIGNLINLGLLDLQENKLSGGIPTTPGKFQVLEILSLAGNHFEGGADVDAGWQVSHTERFRSGATRAYGCVGS encoded by the exons ATGTTTCTAAGGCTGACAAGTGCAATTTCTgctctctgttttgttttaacAATTTTCACCACGGCTACAAGCAGCACCACTGCTCTCCCCAAGTCAAATGAGACAGACCGTCAATTGTTGCTTGCTATCAAGGACTTGGTGCAAGGAGATGCTTTTCCAGTTTTTCGCTCCTGGAATCACTCCATCCACTTCTGCAAGTGGGAAGGAGTTAAATGTGGTCGTAAGCATCAGCGCATGACCATTCTAGAATTATCATCCCAAGGATTGGTGGGTTCTCTATTCCATCATGTAGGGAACCTTACCTTCCTCAAGACGATTGATCTCGGCGACAACAACTTCCATGGTACCATCCCGAAAGAAATTGGAAGGTTGTTTCGCCTACAACAACTTATTCTTGCAAATAATTCCTTTGAAGGCAAACTACCTACCAACATCACCGGTTGGTCGAACATCAAAGAAATAAACCTAGTTAATAACAGCCTTGGAGGAGAAATGCCTGTTGTGGTGAGCCCTCTGTCTAGTCTCACACGGCTGGTACTTGGTCGAAACAATTTCAGAGGATCGATACCGGCCTCATTCGGAAATCTCTCTGCGCTGTCTGTGCTTTCTTTGTCATTCAACAAGCTATCCGGAAGCATTCCTTACGAACTTGGACGACTTTATAAATTACGGGTTCTTCTGCTGCCCTACAACAACTTGACTG GCAATGCTTCTAGACTTTGGAGATTCGAAATTGCACAGAATTCAATTAACGGGCCAATACCAAAAAGTCTGGGAAACCTTAATGATCTTGAATCATTTGGGGCAGCTAGGAATCCACTTGAAACTAAGAGTGGGAATGAATTAAGCAACATTATCAATACGCTTTCCAACTGTTCCAATCTGCGAGCATTGGGTTTAGGTGCAAATAACTTTAGTGGTTTGTTGCCCAATTCCATCGCAAATCTCTCGAAAGTTCTGAGTCAGTTGTATATAACAGAAAACGATATTTCTGGAAGCATACCTGTTGGGATTGGGAACCTTCTGAACTTACTGATTGTTTCAGTATATGGGAACATGCTTAGTGGCAGTATACCTGAATCCATTG CTAGAGGAAAAATCCCATCGTCTATTGGAAACCTAAGCCAGCTAAGCATCCTTGCCATCTCTGACAATAAGCTAGAGGAAAGGATACCCGATTCCTTGGGAAATTGTAAACGTCTTCTACCACTTGATCTCGGTTACAATAACCTCACCGGAACGATACCTGGACAAGTCTTCGGGCTTTCATCCCTATCTATTGGTCTTTTCCTCGGTGGTAATCAATTAACAGGACCGATACCAATGCAAATCGGTAACTTGATAAATCTCGGATTGCTGGACttacaagaaaacaaattatCAGGAGGAATCCCAACAACTCCTGGCAAATTCCAAGTGTTGGAAATCCTTTCTCTTGCGGGAAATCATTTTGAAG gtggcgctgacgtggatgcCGGGTGGCAAGTGAGTCACacggagcggttccgatcgggtgcaacTCGAGCCTACGGGTGCGTTGGTTCGTAG